In Acanthopagrus latus isolate v.2019 chromosome 6, fAcaLat1.1, whole genome shotgun sequence, the genomic window CTGGGGTTGGATGAAACGCACCATCCGGGGCGTTcgcgtgtctgtctgtgtgtcatctATGTGAGGGTGAGAGGCCTCCTCGGCGGCCCAGTGAAACAGGCAGTCACATCGTAGTGGATTGGAGTGTAGGCTCACCTCCTGAAGTCTCGGCAGGGAGAGCATGATGTGCTGGTGCAGAGCACTCAGAGAGTTAGAGTTGAGCATTAGACTCTCCAGCCTGCTCAGCTGGAGGAAAGCCTGCGGGTGAATGTAGGACAGTCGCGGGTTGTTGGTGATCTCGAGCTTGGTGAGCTCCGGAAGGTTCTCCAAAGCGGCTTTCTCAATGGACACCAGCTCCTCCATGTTGTTCAGGCCAAGTTCCTTCAGGTGGATCATGTCTTGGAAGTCTCCTGTCTCGATCAGTTTGATGCGGTTCTTGTTGAGGTCGAGGAACTTCAGACCTGGCACTCTCCTAAGGGCCTGAGTGGGGACCTTTGTCAACAGGTTATCATAGAAGGACAGGCTCTCCAAGCCTTCCAACCCTTCCAGGGCTTTTTCAGCCAAGCATCTCAAACCCATACCACCAAGCACAAGACTGCGGAGGGATTTCAAGGCCAGGAAGCCCCGCTCAGGTAGGACCTCCACAGGGTTTCCCCCGAGCATGAGAACTTCCAAGTGAGGCAAAGCCCTGAACCACCGAGGATCAATAGTGGTgagtctgttgttgttgatatgCAGACGCAGTAGGGAGTCCAGACCGGTGAAGGCTCCGGGTGCTATTGAGTGTAAGTTGTTGTGGCTGAGAAAGAGTTCCTGCAAAGCTGGCAGCGAGGAGAACGAGGCATCAGGGAGGCGACTGAGATGGTTTTCCTCCAGGTGTAGAGACAGCAGAACTGGCAGGCTGGAGCTCTGAGTTATTGTCCTGACACGACTGAAGCGATTCTGGGAAAGATCAAGGTCAGTGAGGTTGGGGAGTCCATGCAGCACCGCAGTGTCGACCTCAGACAGAAGGTTACTCTGCAGGcgaagcgtgtgtgtgtccgtggGTATGGGCAACGGGAGCTTGGTCAACAGCAAGTCGTTGCAGTCCACAGTGGGAGCTTCATGGTAGACGGAATCTGGGGAGAACCACGGCTTGATCTGACACACGCACCGCGATGGGCAGGAGACGTGCCACGGTAGCGCATGAGGTAGCGAGCCCACCACGCCCGGCACACATAcaccgacaaacacacacaggagacactgtGTCTGTAGAAACACCAAAATCGGCCTCATAATCCTCACAGGTCACAGGAGTGGATTCAGACGAGGTGAGGAGGAGTTTATGAGGATGTGAGATGAATCATCTGGACCAGAAATTTGGATGAAGTCCTGGTATTAACCGTTTCagggtgtgtgtgcaaacaaatacatgtaGGCAAGATTTTTCATTGACTTCATTCATAAAAGTGATTATATACAGTGGCTgcagacacaaatgaaaaaccgaaatgtgttcagtgtttttatgtgtaaCTGATTGCAGTGGTAGATCAGAGGGGGCACAGTGGCTGTAGCTCGATGACAGGCTTCTCAGCTCATATCCTGGACACAGGTGGAGGGCTCATGGCTCGCAGCGTGGCGGCTCactgtttttaatcagaaaaacaagaagagaaaggaggacATTCAGTGAGAAACTAAAATGGCAAAACAGTCAAATTAGCTGTTTAATATGGTCTAATAAAACTAAATGTATCACTTAAATACAAACGCATTTTGAAGCGTGATACATGCGTTCCCATTCTAAAGCAAATCTGCATGAATTCCGGAGCAATAGATGTCTTAGCAAGGTCACGTGGGGTTTTGCAGACTGAAAGCGGCCAAGCAGAGCGgtaacagagagaaaatggatgAGCACAGAGAGCACATTTAAAGGGGAGTCTCTTCTTTGCCTTGACTGTAGCAGCACATTTTTGATCAGACTGAGTAATTCACGATTATGGTAACAACTGAAAGAACGAAAGAGGGTGAATAGGTAAATATGCAGGAGCGATCAAATCGCATAGCGCTTAAATATTTCATGCCAGTGCTTCTCATTCAGTGCCTGTTAGAACATAGCGTCccataaatgttatttattatgTAACAGTTAAAAAGACCCCAAGGATCTGTTATGTTATCGGCCTTCTGCACTTAAGGATGTTAGGGAGGAAATGTAGCtgcgcgcatgcacacacacacacacacacacacacacacacacatgcacgcacgcacacacatacagttttgCAAATACACTCAACAAGTATCAACCTGTTCTTGACAGAAGATTTGGATTAATAAAGTACACTGAACAAAGCCTGAGAGTACAGGTCTAATCACGtgttatttaaaggtgcaatatgtgagattTGGTCACCTGTCACATTCATCCTTAAAACCATGGTTACCactaattgctgctaactgtagctgctgttagccagctagcttaATTAGTTGTGCAGTTCGGAGCATCAGGGAAGTGTGGATAtttacaccgctagcacaggaTCATTGGACCTGGAGaatcaaaacattaaagatTTGGGTTGTTAAACCAAAGGAATGAACTGAAATATGACGATGGGCTCCAAGAGCTGCGAAGAGGTGGTGTTATTGTCATTTgactaaaagtttttttttaataatgtgaaTTTAGCAGCTTTAGTTTACCacagtttcattaaaaacagccaTCTTTAATATTAAGCATATGCCGTGCTTAGGaaactgcagaaatgttaaaattggCCATCAATCGTCATCAAGAATTCCTTCATGTCAAGAACAAATAATTGCGCTTTCATTAGACACAGAGGGGGTTTATAACTTTGAGAAGAGACCAGGATCAGGACTGGAGCTAAAAGGGTTCAACAACAGTAActcatttgttttgatgttgtggATAAAAAGGCGGGGTCCTTGTCAACTGGttgtattacattattacattataacATCATTGACATTATGGCTGTTCATAAGTAATCATTTCAGTTTACTTGCAGTTGAACCAACAATGGCTGAGTGACGTTTACCGTTCTTTCTGTCCTTAATGTCCTCAGTATGATTCTTTTTGTCACCCtgataagaaaaacaaaattccgTGGGACACACAAGAGTTGTTTTATGCGATATTGGTATTACACACATGCCGAGAAGCCATGCAAGGCTTACTGCGTagttgccatggaaacaaaTCTCCCAGCCTCACTCCCTCTCAGTGTTTTGAGATTTACTTAAGAATTTGTTTTGGTCCAATCTGGGCATCAGTTGATAAGAACACAGACGGaacaacactgactgactggagtgagGAGAGTACATGATGTCCATATTTCTGAAACGGCAAAAGACTTCACTGCCTCTTCAATCAATCGTAACCTGTAAACCAAAGTTCTGTGTGattataattaatgtttttattaggTGAGCTGGTAACTCTTTCCTCCCTGACAGCTGGTGCGATAAAACGCTACATCTGCCGCTGAGGTTCTGCAATCTACATGACTAACAGGAAGTACAGGCTGTTAGTGGATGAGGACAAAGTGTGGAGAGAAGCTTGCCAAGTT contains:
- the LOC119021218 gene encoding leucine-rich repeat neuronal protein 2-like; translated protein: MRPILVFLQTQCLLCVFVGVCVPGVVGSLPHALPWHVSCPSRCVCQIKPWFSPDSVYHEAPTVDCNDLLLTKLPLPIPTDTHTLRLQSNLLSEVDTAVLHGLPNLTDLDLSQNRFSRVRTITQSSSLPVLLSLHLEENHLSRLPDASFSSLPALQELFLSHNNLHSIAPGAFTGLDSLLRLHINNNRLTTIDPRWFRALPHLEVLMLGGNPVEVLPERGFLALKSLRSLVLGGMGLRCLAEKALEGLEGLESLSFYDNLLTKVPTQALRRVPGLKFLDLNKNRIKLIETGDFQDMIHLKELGLNNMEELVSIEKAALENLPELTKLEITNNPRLSYIHPQAFLQLSRLESLMLNSNSLSALHQHIMLSLPRLQEVSLHSNPLRCDCLFHWAAEEASHPHIDDTQTDTRTPRMVRFIQPQATLCSEPPELRARRVREVSSREMSASCLPMIPTSSLPSYVGVREGGKLILHCRALADPQPELYWVTPSGLRLGPAPSHASKSLPVPAPCHSLSTSEGFNHTSTSSISTSHAPDDTPCNPSKHYRLLPEGTLEINKVTPSEAGLYTCVAENALGADTRSVAVGVHGREKKRKKGMAAYMKRNPLFRADARLEVREVGQHYAILSWQSGRNLPSTRLSWQAIYSNVHTPTYTTRILAGTQSFNLTHLQAETFYRVCLHLGISEGAKRTSRRSRESKKTECVSFRTKDVPEPQPSLQLSPELTSTAVTLLLLALILLLLAGQGWDSEPGEGAGKDPSTILQEVKSPKALIVNHKTDGRNEHQPKLNEKLLLHQDC